Proteins from one Hydrogenophaga sp. SL48 genomic window:
- a CDS encoding bifunctional rhamnulose-1-phosphate aldolase/short-chain dehydrogenase, translating into MNTPTPAHAFPSWNDAATAGMDEPQLLLYRSNLLGSDLRITNYGGGNTSAKIWQQDPLTGEQAEVLWVKGSGGDVGSMKLDGFSTLYMDKLRALKGLYRGLENEDEMVGYLPHCTFNLNTRAASIDTPLHSSLPYVHVDHMHPDAVIAIAAMANSEAITKQVFGGTVGWMPWLRPGYELGQQLAACNAANPGLRGIVLGGHGLFSWGDSSKACYENTVDLIQRAQTWLNQERTARNVPVFGGAAVAPLADAERDAALARVLPVLRGLSAEGAPKLLHLNTSAEVMEFVNSKDLEPLAALGTSCPDHFLRTKIRPLIVPEAVYQLQGAELKARLSELLAGYRADYAAYYERCKRANSPALRDPNPVVILLPRIGMVTIAKDKATARIAGEFYVNAINVMREANAVDRYVGLPEQEAFDIEYWLLEEAKLQRMPKPKPMVGKVALVTGGAGGIGQAIAKRILADGGCVVLADIDQDALNTVGAELAKAHGKDHVRGVRCDVTDEASVIAAFDRAAIEFGGVDILVSNAGIASAAPIEDTSLALWNKNQSILATGYFLVGREAFKQMKAQGTGGAIIMIASKNGMVASNQATAYCAAKAAEIQLSRSFALEGAPLGIRSNVVNPDAVIRGSKIWTGKWSEERAAANKIEEGDLEAFYRDRSMLKRSVFPEDIAEATYFFAAEHLSAKSTGNILNVDAGNLAAFTR; encoded by the coding sequence ATGAACACACCGACCCCTGCCCACGCCTTCCCGAGCTGGAACGACGCCGCCACCGCCGGCATGGACGAACCCCAGCTGCTGCTCTACCGCTCCAACCTGCTGGGCTCCGACCTGCGCATCACCAACTACGGGGGCGGCAACACCTCCGCCAAGATCTGGCAACAAGACCCACTGACCGGCGAGCAGGCCGAGGTGCTGTGGGTCAAGGGCTCGGGCGGCGACGTGGGCTCGATGAAGCTCGACGGCTTCTCCACGCTCTACATGGACAAGCTGCGCGCCTTGAAGGGCCTGTACCGGGGTCTCGAGAACGAAGACGAAATGGTGGGCTACCTGCCGCACTGCACCTTCAACCTCAACACCCGCGCCGCCTCCATCGACACCCCGCTGCACTCCAGCCTGCCCTACGTGCACGTGGACCACATGCACCCCGACGCGGTGATCGCCATCGCCGCCATGGCGAACTCCGAGGCCATCACGAAGCAGGTGTTCGGCGGCACCGTGGGCTGGATGCCCTGGTTGCGCCCCGGCTACGAGCTGGGCCAGCAACTGGCCGCCTGCAACGCCGCGAACCCGGGCCTGCGCGGCATCGTGCTGGGCGGCCACGGCCTGTTCAGCTGGGGTGACAGCTCGAAGGCCTGCTACGAGAACACGGTGGACCTGATCCAGCGCGCCCAGACCTGGCTGAACCAGGAGCGCACCGCGCGCAACGTGCCCGTGTTCGGCGGCGCGGCCGTGGCCCCGCTGGCCGACGCCGAGCGCGACGCGGCCCTGGCCCGCGTGTTGCCGGTGCTGCGTGGCCTGTCGGCCGAAGGCGCGCCGAAGCTGCTGCACCTGAACACCTCGGCCGAGGTGATGGAGTTTGTGAACTCCAAAGACCTGGAGCCGCTGGCCGCGCTCGGCACCTCGTGCCCCGACCACTTCCTGCGCACCAAGATCCGCCCGCTGATCGTGCCAGAAGCCGTTTACCAGCTGCAGGGCGCCGAGCTGAAGGCGCGCCTGAGCGAGCTGCTCGCGGGCTACCGCGCCGACTACGCCGCCTATTACGAGCGCTGCAAGCGCGCCAACAGCCCGGCGCTGCGCGACCCGAACCCGGTGGTGATCCTGTTGCCGCGCATCGGCATGGTGACGATCGCCAAAGACAAGGCCACGGCCCGCATCGCCGGCGAGTTCTACGTCAACGCCATCAACGTGATGCGCGAGGCCAACGCGGTGGACCGCTACGTGGGCCTGCCCGAGCAGGAGGCGTTTGACATCGAGTACTGGCTGCTCGAAGAAGCCAAGCTGCAGCGCATGCCCAAGCCGAAGCCGATGGTGGGCAAGGTGGCGCTGGTCACCGGTGGCGCCGGTGGCATCGGCCAGGCGATCGCGAAACGCATCCTCGCCGACGGCGGCTGCGTGGTGCTGGCCGACATCGACCAGGACGCCCTGAACACGGTGGGCGCCGAGCTGGCCAAGGCCCACGGCAAGGACCATGTGCGCGGCGTGCGCTGCGACGTGACCGACGAAGCCAGCGTGATCGCTGCCTTCGACCGCGCCGCCATCGAATTCGGCGGCGTCGACATCCTGGTGAGCAACGCCGGCATCGCCTCGGCCGCGCCCATCGAAGACACCAGCCTCGCGCTGTGGAACAAGAACCAGAGCATCCTGGCCACGGGCTACTTCCTCGTGGGCCGCGAGGCCTTCAAGCAGATGAAGGCGCAGGGCACGGGCGGCGCCATCATCATGATCGCCAGCAAGAACGGCATGGTCGCGAGCAACCAGGCCACCGCCTACTGCGCGGCCAAGGCCGCCGAGATCCAGCTCAGCCGCAGCTTCGCGCTGGAAGGCGCGCCGCTGGGCATCCGCTCCAACGTGGTGAACCCTGACGCGGTGATCCGCGGCTCCAAGATCTGGACCGGGAAATGGAGCGAAGAGCGCGCCGCCGCCAACAAGATCGAAGAGGGCGACCTCGAAGCCTTCTACCGCGACCGCAGCATGCTCAAGCGCAGCGTGTTCCCGGAAGACATCGCCGAAGCCACCTATTTCTTCGCCGCCGAGCACCTGAGCGCCAAGAGCACCGGCAACATCCTCAACGTGGACGCCGGCAACCTGGCCGCTTTCACCAGATAA
- a CDS encoding TetR/AcrR family transcriptional regulator, with amino-acid sequence MDTSSPTGKRERRKEARPGELLDAALALFVEKGFAATRVEEVAARAGVSKGTLFLYFPSKEELFKAVVRESIAGRFSEWNQELDQFQGDSAELLRYTMQSWWERIGMTTASGITKLVMSESGTFPEIAAFYQQEVIGPGHDLLKRVLQRGMDRGEFRTMELEYAIYSLIAPMIFLLMWKHSMAPCCPSSQQIDPVSFIDTQVGLLLNGMLLRPPSSPETSPP; translated from the coding sequence ATGGACACCTCCTCACCCACCGGCAAACGGGAGCGCCGCAAAGAAGCGCGCCCCGGCGAACTGCTGGACGCCGCCCTCGCCCTGTTCGTTGAAAAAGGCTTTGCCGCCACCCGCGTCGAAGAAGTCGCCGCGCGCGCGGGCGTTTCCAAGGGCACGCTGTTCCTCTATTTCCCGAGCAAGGAAGAGCTGTTCAAGGCGGTGGTGCGCGAAAGCATCGCGGGCCGGTTCAGCGAATGGAACCAGGAGCTGGACCAGTTCCAGGGCGACAGCGCCGAGCTGCTGCGCTACACCATGCAATCGTGGTGGGAGCGCATCGGCATGACCACGGCCTCGGGCATCACCAAGCTGGTGATGAGCGAGTCGGGCACGTTCCCCGAGATCGCCGCCTTCTACCAGCAGGAAGTGATCGGTCCGGGCCACGACCTGCTCAAGCGGGTGCTGCAACGGGGCATGGACCGCGGCGAGTTCCGAACCATGGAACTCGAGTACGCGATCTACAGCCTGATCGCCCCCATGATCTTTCTGCTGATGTGGAAACACTCGATGGCGCCCTGCTGCCCCTCCAGCCAGCAGATCGACCCGGTCAGCTTCATCGACACCCAAGTGGGCTTGCTGCTCAACGGC
- a CDS encoding LysR family transcriptional regulator gives MTASMNIRQLKVFEAVARLGGFSRAAEQLGMTQPAVSMLVRQLEKELRIALFDPNDRKRLSEAGRELVLHARRILAQVKDAENAMAFHEEGAAGDGARGPRGLLHLGVVSPAHYFAPRLLHEFHQRFPDVRLKLTVAKRPEILAMLVEHQLDIAITGYPPSEADLDASSFARHPHCIVAAPDHPLVGRQGIPWAELQHEDFIFREQGSSTRSFLEQLLQAQSIQVRLGMELAGNETIKHAVMCGLGISFLSAHVVQVELAAGRIAMLDVVDMPKFIDWCFIHRRDTGLSGVNLAFKQFVFDEGARIAACEGIVVPASR, from the coding sequence GTGACGGCTTCGATGAACATCCGCCAGCTCAAGGTGTTTGAGGCCGTGGCGCGGCTCGGCGGCTTTTCCCGCGCGGCCGAACAGCTGGGCATGACGCAGCCCGCCGTGTCCATGCTCGTGCGCCAGCTCGAAAAAGAGCTGCGCATCGCCCTCTTCGACCCGAACGACCGCAAGCGCCTGAGCGAGGCCGGGCGCGAGCTCGTGCTGCACGCGCGGCGCATCCTCGCGCAGGTGAAGGACGCCGAAAACGCCATGGCCTTCCACGAAGAAGGCGCCGCCGGCGACGGGGCGCGCGGCCCGCGCGGCCTGCTGCACCTGGGCGTGGTCTCGCCCGCGCACTACTTCGCGCCCCGGCTGCTGCACGAATTCCACCAGCGCTTCCCCGACGTGCGGCTCAAGCTGACCGTGGCCAAGCGCCCGGAGATCCTGGCCATGCTGGTCGAGCACCAGCTCGACATCGCGATCACCGGCTACCCGCCGTCCGAGGCCGACCTCGACGCATCAAGCTTCGCGCGCCACCCGCACTGCATCGTGGCGGCCCCCGACCACCCTCTCGTCGGCAGGCAGGGCATCCCGTGGGCCGAGCTGCAGCACGAGGACTTCATCTTCCGCGAGCAGGGCTCGTCCACCCGTTCGTTCCTTGAGCAGCTGCTGCAGGCGCAGTCGATCCAGGTGCGGCTGGGCATGGAGCTGGCCGGCAACGAAACCATCAAACACGCGGTGATGTGCGGCCTGGGCATCAGCTTTCTTTCGGCCCACGTGGTCCAGGTGGAGCTGGCGGCGGGCCGCATCGCGATGCTCGACGTGGTGGACATGCCCAAGTTCATCGACTGGTGCTTCATCCACCGCCGCGACACCGGCCTGAGCGGCGTCAACCTGGCCTTCAAGCAGTTTGTGTTCGACGAGGGCGCGCGCATTGCCGCCTGCGAGGGCATCGTGGTGCCGGCCTCGCGTTGA
- the rhaI gene encoding L-rhamnose catabolism isomerase, with amino-acid sequence MKTIDNGLLESHNEQLLRHVRNDYEHLGEQLARRNIDIDVVRQQTATFGVAIPSWGVGTGGTRFARFPGQGEPRNVFDKLQDCGVIQQLTRITPTVSLHIPWDKCSDWSELRGAAAAQGLAFDAMNSNTFSDQAGQAHSYKYGSLSHTDAATRAQAVAHNLECIEIGQALGSKALTVWVGDGSNFPGQQHFRRAFDRYLDSARQIYAALPGDWRMFLEHKICEPAFYSTVIQDWGSSFLAASTLGPKAQCLVDLGHHAPNVNIELIVARLIAAGKLAGFHFNDSKYGDDDLDAGSVSPYRLFLVFNELVAAASEGVAFDPAYMLDQSHNVTDPIESLMTSAVQCQRSHAQALLVDRAALDAAQEANDALTATHLLKTAFQTDVTPLLQQVRLDAGAAIDPVAVYRASGYRARMAAARPAVAGGGGGIV; translated from the coding sequence ATGAAGACCATCGACAACGGATTGCTGGAATCGCACAACGAGCAGCTGCTGCGCCACGTGCGCAACGACTACGAACACCTCGGCGAGCAGCTGGCCCGCCGCAACATCGACATCGACGTGGTGCGCCAACAAACGGCCACCTTCGGCGTCGCCATCCCCAGCTGGGGCGTGGGCACCGGCGGCACGCGCTTTGCCCGCTTTCCCGGTCAGGGCGAGCCGCGCAATGTGTTCGACAAGCTGCAGGACTGCGGCGTGATCCAGCAGCTCACGCGCATCACGCCCACGGTGTCGCTGCACATCCCCTGGGACAAATGCAGCGACTGGAGCGAGCTGCGGGGCGCCGCCGCCGCGCAGGGCCTGGCCTTCGACGCCATGAACTCCAACACCTTCTCCGACCAGGCCGGCCAGGCGCACAGCTACAAGTACGGCAGCCTGAGCCACACCGACGCCGCGACCCGCGCGCAGGCCGTGGCGCACAACCTGGAGTGCATCGAGATCGGCCAGGCCCTGGGCTCCAAGGCCCTGACGGTGTGGGTCGGCGACGGCAGCAACTTTCCCGGTCAGCAGCACTTCCGCCGTGCCTTCGACCGCTACCTGGACAGTGCCCGCCAGATCTACGCCGCGCTGCCCGGCGACTGGCGCATGTTCCTCGAACACAAGATCTGCGAGCCGGCGTTCTACAGCACGGTGATCCAGGACTGGGGCTCGAGCTTCCTCGCCGCCAGCACGCTGGGCCCGAAGGCGCAGTGCCTGGTGGACCTCGGCCACCACGCGCCCAACGTCAACATCGAGCTGATCGTGGCGCGCCTGATCGCGGCCGGCAAGCTCGCCGGCTTCCACTTCAACGACAGCAAGTACGGCGACGACGACCTGGACGCCGGCAGCGTCAGCCCCTACCGCCTGTTCCTGGTGTTCAACGAGCTGGTGGCCGCAGCCAGCGAAGGGGTGGCGTTCGACCCGGCCTACATGCTGGACCAGAGCCACAACGTGACCGACCCGATCGAGAGCCTGATGACCAGCGCCGTGCAGTGCCAGCGCAGCCACGCGCAGGCCCTGCTGGTGGACCGCGCTGCGCTCGACGCCGCCCAAGAGGCCAACGACGCGCTGACCGCGACCCACCTGCTCAAGACCGCGTTCCAGACCGACGTGACCCCGTTGCTGCAACAGGTGCGCCTGGACGCGGGCGCCGCCATCGACCCGGTGGCCGTGTACCGCGCCAGCGGCTACCGCGCGCGCATGGCCGCGGCCCGGCCCGCCGTGGCCGGCGGTGGGGGCGGCATCGTCTGA